The sequence TGTTTCGCAGTACTTCGATCTCAATACCTCCGCCGCATCCACCAGCGCCGAGAGGCGGTCGCGTGGATCGGCCAACGGGCACGGAACGTACTCTCCAACCGAATCGTGTGTGTATCTTTGGCAGGGTTCGCTCACGGCTTCACCTCCTGGGGTTGGGCGAGGGCGAGTTGTAGTGTAATGCAATAGCGTTGTAGTTCTTCGGGAACGGTTCCAATATCCGAATGGTCGGAGATATACGCAATCGCGTTAAGCAAGTCGGACCCTGCGGCTTTAATTCTCTCGTTCTCCTGGCGGAGCGCGTCCACCTCGGCGTCGCGGGAATGCCAGGCGGCATTAAGGTGTTCAACGCCGATGTTTTCAGCGTTGACCTTTACCTTCGGTCCAACGACGTATGAAACATCAAAATCAAAACATGGAGCCGGTTCGACCCTATTTAAATACGGCCCATCGGCTTTCCCGTCGCTCATGATTTCCTCCCCGAGCAAATCCTTCGGAACCTTCTCGCCTCGGCTCTCGGGTTGGTCAGGTAGTACCGGCGAACCCGCGCACCTTTGTACGTCTCGAACCAGCCCTTTTCCACTCTGAATCCCTCGGCCATGATCTCGCGTATGCGCTCCGACAGCCGGAACGTTCCGCAATTGGACAGGGCGCTCAACGGTGTAATTCCGTTCGGTTCAAACATCATGTAGTTCAGCACCTTGGCGGTCTGTGGCTTCATGAATTTTCCTTTGTTTTCATCCGAATTTTATGCTCGGGTCGGACAACTGTTCGGGCGTCGTCGTAATGTCCAGAGCCAACTCGTGGCGGATTGCCTCAATATCCCACCCCTTGGACTCGCACCATGAGATAGCTGCATTTTGTTTCATGTTCCTAGACCGAAGAGCCGAAAGAATTTCTTCTCCCAAGTTCAAGAGTTTTTTTACGTCGTCTTGCGTCTTCTCAAATGCGGTTTTTGTCTTTCCTTCATGGGCCGGTATATTATCTTTTTGAGACGGAACAGGAGACGGCTTTGGAAGCTGAACCTCTCCAGATTCCAGCCACGTTCGAAGTTGCACCCCGGTTTCTTCGCACGGTTTAAAAATCTTTCCGTCAAATAATCCAGTTCGGTCCTTTGAAACCTCGGCCGTGTGGTTCATTGCCATGTCAATGACGGTCGTGAATTCGTACTCCATTCCGTCTCGCTGGATGGGAGACATTCCGACTTTTTTTGGAACCTGTTTTCCATCCTTGTCTTGCAGGATGTACTCCTGTTTTGATCTCATTGTAGCGATGACATGGATGTCGGCTTGAAGAAGCGCCTCTTTGAACGCTTCGTGTTGTTTGGTGATGGTGGC is a genomic window of Pseudomonadota bacterium containing:
- a CDS encoding ATP-binding protein, giving the protein MTFQKAVKRQAKLKAAVTGPSGSGKTLSALLIAKGLANGGKIAVVDTENRSASLYAGPFVVEGKTVNLDFDTCEIEAPFTVEKYKKALDEAVSDGYSVVVIDSLTHEWAGSGGLLDQKELLDQRGRGNTYTNWATITKQHEAFKEALLQADIHVIATMRSKQEYILQDKDGKQVPKKVGMSPIQRDGMEYEFTTVIDMAMNHTAEVSKDRTGLFDGKIFKPCEETGVQLRTWLESGEVQLPKPSPVPSQKDNIPAHEGKTKTAFEKTQDDVKKLLNLGEEILSALRSRNMKQNAAISWCESKGWDIEAIRHELALDITTTPEQLSDPSIKFG